A window of the Streptomyces sp. NBC_00250 genome harbors these coding sequences:
- a CDS encoding GntR family transcriptional regulator, with amino-acid sequence MSSVVQRRRPQTAQQFVLEELRRAITSGELRPGGQIRQDALAARFEVSRVPLREALKALEAEGLVVHHIHRGYFVAELSLADLEEIYRIRELLETEAVRMAVRRMPDGIVAALERVQREVELAADEGDVPAMAAANRLFHFTLIEASGMPRLVRLIATLWDSTDAYRSLYYTEDPHRKQAVREHRAVISALRHGDEEATVRWLDEHRAHAVAALREVLDLERD; translated from the coding sequence ATGAGCAGCGTGGTGCAGAGGCGGCGGCCGCAGACCGCCCAGCAGTTCGTCCTGGAGGAACTGCGGCGCGCCATCACCAGCGGGGAACTCCGGCCCGGCGGGCAGATCCGCCAGGACGCCCTCGCGGCCCGGTTCGAGGTGAGCCGGGTGCCGTTGCGCGAGGCCCTGAAGGCCCTGGAGGCCGAGGGTCTGGTCGTCCATCACATACACCGGGGGTACTTCGTCGCGGAGCTCTCGCTCGCCGATCTGGAGGAGATCTACCGGATCCGTGAGCTCCTGGAGACGGAGGCCGTTCGGATGGCCGTTCGGCGGATGCCGGACGGCATCGTGGCCGCCCTGGAGCGGGTCCAGCGCGAGGTGGAACTGGCGGCCGACGAGGGCGACGTGCCGGCGATGGCCGCGGCGAACCGGCTCTTCCATTTCACTCTCATCGAAGCGTCGGGGATGCCGCGCCTGGTCCGTCTGATCGCGACCCTGTGGGACTCCACCGATGCGTACCGCTCGCTCTACTACACCGAGGACCCGCACCGGAAGCAGGCCGTGCGCGAGCATCGCGCCGTCATCTCGGCACTCCGGCACGGCGACGAGGAGGCCACCGTCCGGTGGCTCGACGAGCACCGGGCCCATGCCGTGGCGGCGCTGCGCGAGGTCCTGGACCTGGAGCGGGACTGA
- a CDS encoding CaiB/BaiF CoA transferase family protein — translation MRADQPGTTAAGALSGIVVADFGRVLAGPYMTMLLADLGADVIKIERPGSGDDTRAWGPPFADGEATYFLGVNRNKRSVALDLTDPGDLAAARAIVDRADVLVENFRPGTMEKLGLGYEDVRESNPGLVYCSVTGFGTDGGARLPGYDLLVQAMGGLMSVTGEPDGQGTKAGVALVDVITGLHAGLGVLAALRHRERTGEGQRVEVSLLSSLLSALTNQAAAHLGAGVVPRAMGNRHPSIAPYEVFEAQDRPLVLAVGNDRQFRVLCERLGLPGLAEDPRFATNTARVAHREELVAALTGPLGTRTADSWFEELTAAGVPCGPINDLAAAFDLADRLGLAPRVPESAAGPGQVAHPIRLGATPPTYRAAPPRLGEHTEGLLAELGRPVHRGSAANGRA, via the coding sequence ATGCGCGCAGATCAGCCGGGAACGACGGCGGCAGGTGCCCTGTCCGGGATCGTCGTCGCCGACTTCGGCCGGGTCCTCGCGGGGCCGTACATGACAATGCTCCTCGCCGATCTGGGCGCGGACGTGATCAAGATCGAACGGCCCGGTTCCGGTGACGACACGCGCGCGTGGGGTCCGCCGTTCGCGGACGGCGAGGCCACCTACTTCCTCGGGGTGAACCGGAACAAGCGCTCCGTCGCGCTCGACCTCACCGACCCCGGGGACCTGGCGGCGGCGCGCGCGATCGTGGACCGCGCGGACGTCCTGGTGGAGAACTTCCGCCCGGGCACGATGGAGAAGCTCGGCCTCGGGTACGAGGACGTGCGGGAGTCCAACCCCGGACTCGTCTACTGCTCGGTGACCGGCTTCGGCACCGACGGAGGGGCCCGGCTGCCCGGCTACGACCTGCTCGTCCAGGCCATGGGCGGTCTCATGAGCGTGACGGGCGAGCCGGACGGTCAGGGAACGAAGGCCGGGGTCGCCCTGGTCGACGTCATCACCGGGCTGCACGCGGGCCTCGGCGTCCTCGCCGCCCTCCGGCACCGGGAGCGCACCGGCGAGGGCCAGCGGGTCGAGGTCTCCCTGCTCTCCTCCCTCCTCTCGGCGCTCACCAATCAGGCGGCCGCCCACCTCGGGGCCGGGGTCGTGCCGCGCGCGATGGGCAATCGGCATCCGAGCATCGCCCCGTACGAGGTGTTCGAGGCGCAGGACCGGCCGCTGGTCCTGGCCGTGGGCAACGACCGGCAGTTCCGGGTCCTGTGCGAGCGCCTCGGTCTGCCCGGGCTCGCCGAGGATCCGCGCTTCGCGACCAACACGGCCCGCGTCGCCCACCGGGAGGAGCTGGTCGCGGCGCTCACCGGGCCGTTGGGCACCCGTACCGCCGACAGCTGGTTCGAGGAGCTCACCGCGGCCGGGGTGCCGTGCGGGCCGATCAACGACCTGGCCGCCGCCTTCGACCTCGCGGACCGGCTGGGGCTCGCCCCACGGGTCCCGGAGTCCGCGGCCGGCCCCGGCCAGGTCGCCCATCCGATCCGGCTCGGCGCGACCCCGCCCACCTACCGTGCCGCTCCGCCGCGTCTGGGCGAGCACACGGAGGGTTTGCTGGCGGAGCTGGGACGGCCTGTCCACAGGGGCTCAGCGGCGAACGGCCGCGCGTAG
- a CDS encoding acyl-CoA dehydrogenase family protein, with protein sequence MKSPQSSSAPVHPFDLLAIDGLLTDEEREIRRTVRAVADRELRPHVADWFEKGEIPARELARTLGGIGVLGMHLEGYGCAGTNSVAYGLACLELEAVDSGLRSLVSVQGSLAMYAIWKYGSEEQKQRWLPKMAAGEYIGCFGLTEPDAGSDPGAMRTNAKRDGSDWILNGTKMWITNGSVADVAVVWARTEDGVRGFLVPAGTPGFSAPEIKMKLSLRASVTSELVLEDVRLPADAMLPDARGLSGPLGCLNEARFGIVFGALGAARDCLETAISYARDRIVFARSLASYQLTQQKLADMSVELGKGMLLALHLGRLKDAGALTAEQVSVGKLNNVREAITIARECRTILGANGITLEYPVLRHANNLESVLTYEGTSEVHSLVIGKALTGEQAFR encoded by the coding sequence GTGAAGTCGCCGCAGTCCAGCTCCGCCCCCGTCCACCCCTTCGACCTGCTCGCCATCGACGGACTGCTGACGGACGAGGAGCGCGAGATCCGCCGTACCGTGCGTGCCGTCGCCGACCGCGAGCTGCGCCCGCACGTCGCCGACTGGTTCGAGAAGGGCGAGATCCCCGCCCGCGAACTCGCCCGCACCCTCGGTGGCATCGGCGTACTCGGCATGCACCTGGAGGGCTACGGCTGCGCGGGCACCAACTCCGTGGCGTACGGCCTCGCCTGTCTGGAGCTGGAGGCCGTCGACTCCGGGCTGCGCTCGCTCGTCTCCGTACAGGGCTCGCTCGCCATGTACGCGATCTGGAAGTACGGCTCCGAGGAGCAGAAGCAGCGCTGGCTGCCCAAGATGGCCGCCGGCGAGTACATCGGCTGCTTCGGTCTCACCGAGCCCGACGCCGGTTCCGACCCCGGCGCCATGCGCACCAACGCCAAGCGCGACGGATCCGACTGGATCCTCAACGGCACCAAGATGTGGATCACCAACGGCTCGGTGGCCGATGTCGCCGTCGTCTGGGCCCGCACCGAGGACGGCGTACGAGGCTTCCTCGTCCCGGCCGGGACGCCCGGGTTCAGCGCCCCCGAGATCAAGATGAAGCTGTCCCTGCGCGCGAGCGTCACCAGCGAACTGGTCCTGGAGGACGTGCGCCTCCCCGCCGACGCGATGCTGCCGGACGCCCGGGGCCTCTCCGGCCCGCTCGGCTGCCTCAACGAGGCCCGCTTCGGCATCGTCTTCGGCGCGCTCGGCGCCGCCCGCGACTGCCTGGAGACGGCGATCTCCTACGCACGCGACCGGATCGTCTTCGCCCGTTCCCTCGCCTCGTACCAGCTGACACAGCAGAAGCTCGCCGACATGTCCGTCGAACTCGGCAAGGGCATGCTGCTCGCCCTCCACCTGGGGCGGCTCAAGGACGCGGGCGCGCTCACCGCCGAGCAGGTCAGCGTGGGCAAGCTGAACAACGTACGCGAGGCCATCACGATCGCCCGCGAGTGCCGCACGATCCTGGGTGCCAACGGCATCACCCTGGAGTACCCGGTGCTGCGCCACGCCAACAACCTGGAGTCGGTGCTCACCTACGAGGGCACGAGCGAGGTCCACTCCCTGGTCATCGGCAAGGCGCTCACCGGAGAACAGGCCTTCCGCTGA
- a CDS encoding FBP domain-containing protein, with translation MEPLTDKQIRSSFVNCTKGEAARLKLPLDFAELPWDDLDFLGWVDPGAPLRAHLVVPRADGPVGVSLRVPAAGRTSAMKSSMCQVCLTGHASSGVTLLVAPLAGTRGREGNTVGIYLCADLACSLYVRGKRQPKLRGRRQEESLTVDEQVARLTGNLDAFVDRVTAG, from the coding sequence GTGGAACCACTGACCGACAAACAGATCCGCTCGTCCTTCGTGAACTGCACCAAGGGCGAGGCGGCACGCCTCAAACTGCCGCTCGACTTCGCAGAACTCCCCTGGGACGACCTGGACTTCCTCGGCTGGGTCGACCCGGGCGCGCCGCTCCGCGCGCACCTGGTCGTCCCCCGCGCGGACGGGCCGGTCGGGGTGAGCCTGCGGGTGCCGGCCGCCGGGCGGACCAGCGCGATGAAGTCGAGCATGTGCCAGGTCTGTCTGACCGGGCACGCCTCCTCGGGCGTCACGCTGCTCGTGGCGCCGCTGGCCGGGACCCGCGGCCGTGAGGGGAACACCGTCGGGATCTACCTCTGCGCCGACCTCGCCTGTTCCCTGTACGTCCGGGGCAAGCGGCAGCCGAAGCTGCGCGGGCGGCGCCAGGAGGAGTCCCTCACGGTCGACGAGCAGGTCGCCCGTCTGACGGGCAACCTGGACGCGTTCGTGGACCGGGTGACGGCGGGCTGA
- the yczR gene encoding MocR-like transcription factor YczR, with the protein MTVARVVHTADRTLTGRQLASLLTPPPEGRFGYRELARAVREALLDGRVALRLRLPAERELATVLAVSRTTVTGAYDLLRESGYAHSRRGAGTWTALPEGQAPTALGAFHDDAGATIDLALAAPEAPAEELSAALAVAAAELPRYAGSQGYHPYGLPALRAAVAARYTARGLPTRPEQILVTTGAQQALSLGLTLLGRAGDRVLAENPSYTNALDAMRSRMLRITPVPVTETGWDTGLVEAALRQTAPRLAYLIPDFHNPTGHLMPQEQRRDLARAARATGTWLVVDETLTDIALDVPAPLPFAAAAGGGDSEQIVSVGSLSKSCWGGLRVGWVRAASRVVTELARVRITADLSGSVLDQLVAVALMDRLDVILPKRVEELRLRRDALASALARHVPEWRWTVPPGGMCLWIDLGRPAVSALAARGLRHGVRVEGGARFGVDPGTHEHRLRLPYTLPVEVYEPAAERLAAALDGAPGRFADPALPDWVA; encoded by the coding sequence ATGACAGTGGCACGTGTGGTCCACACAGCGGACCGGACCCTGACGGGCCGCCAGCTGGCGTCGCTCCTCACCCCACCCCCCGAGGGCCGGTTCGGCTACCGCGAGCTCGCGCGGGCCGTACGGGAAGCCCTGCTCGACGGGCGGGTGGCCCTGCGGCTGCGGCTGCCGGCCGAGCGGGAGCTGGCCACGGTGCTCGCCGTGAGCCGGACGACGGTCACGGGGGCGTACGACCTGCTCCGCGAGAGCGGATACGCGCACAGCCGACGCGGCGCGGGCACCTGGACCGCGCTCCCGGAGGGCCAGGCGCCGACCGCACTCGGCGCCTTCCACGACGACGCCGGGGCGACCATCGACCTCGCCCTGGCCGCGCCGGAGGCCCCGGCCGAGGAACTCTCCGCCGCGCTCGCGGTGGCCGCCGCCGAACTGCCCCGTTACGCCGGCTCGCAGGGCTACCACCCGTACGGACTGCCCGCGCTGCGCGCCGCCGTCGCCGCCCGCTACACGGCGCGGGGCCTGCCGACCCGCCCGGAGCAGATCCTCGTCACGACGGGCGCGCAGCAGGCCCTTTCGCTCGGGCTCACGCTGCTCGGCCGGGCCGGAGACCGGGTGCTCGCCGAGAACCCCTCGTACACCAACGCTCTCGACGCGATGCGGAGCCGGATGCTCCGCATCACGCCGGTGCCCGTCACCGAGACCGGCTGGGACACCGGGCTCGTCGAGGCGGCGCTCCGGCAGACCGCGCCGCGCCTGGCCTATCTGATCCCCGACTTCCACAACCCGACCGGGCACCTGATGCCGCAGGAGCAGCGCCGGGACCTGGCGCGGGCCGCGCGGGCCACCGGGACCTGGCTGGTGGTGGACGAGACGCTGACCGACATCGCCCTGGACGTGCCCGCGCCCCTGCCGTTCGCGGCCGCGGCCGGCGGGGGCGACAGCGAGCAGATCGTCTCGGTCGGCTCGCTGAGCAAGAGCTGCTGGGGCGGCCTCCGGGTCGGCTGGGTGCGGGCCGCTTCCCGGGTCGTGACCGAGCTGGCCCGGGTACGGATCACCGCCGACCTGTCCGGTTCCGTACTGGACCAGCTGGTGGCCGTCGCCCTCATGGACCGGCTCGACGTGATCCTGCCGAAGCGTGTCGAGGAGCTGCGGCTGCGCCGGGACGCGCTGGCCTCGGCGCTCGCCCGCCATGTGCCCGAGTGGCGGTGGACGGTGCCGCCCGGCGGGATGTGCCTGTGGATCGACCTGGGCCGTCCGGCCGTCTCGGCCCTCGCGGCCCGCGGCCTGCGGCACGGGGTACGGGTGGAGGGCGGCGCCCGGTTCGGGGTGGACCCCGGCACGCACGAGCACCGGCTGCGCCTTCCGTACACCCTGCCCGTGGAGGTGTACGAACCGGCGGCCGAGCGGCTCGCGGCGGCCCTCGACGGGGCACCCGGCCGCTTCGCCGACCCGGCGCTGCCGGACTGGGTGGCCTGA
- a CDS encoding universal stress protein yields MTGGSTDGSTGGSTGSGSGLAPGSVGRIVVGVTGSLASLAALRSAAVLARHDGVQLLAILVWEPPEGEALYARMPDRAWARMWAEDARRRLEDAVVDGLGGIPAGLAFEGRAVRGTPAAALRRVADRPGDLLVLGSAPGRGRAARLRRRPVLRAVLKSAGCPVLTVPGPALLPGEARVLRRNARTPAPRRRESTGTGVRGPASR; encoded by the coding sequence GTGACCGGCGGGTCCACCGACGGGTCCACCGGCGGGTCCACCGGGTCGGGCAGCGGCCTCGCCCCCGGCTCCGTCGGTCGGATCGTCGTCGGCGTGACCGGTTCACTCGCCTCGCTCGCCGCCCTGCGGTCCGCGGCCGTGCTCGCCCGCCACGACGGCGTTCAGCTGCTCGCGATCCTGGTCTGGGAACCGCCGGAGGGTGAGGCCCTGTACGCCCGGATGCCCGACCGGGCCTGGGCACGGATGTGGGCCGAGGACGCACGCCGGCGCCTGGAGGACGCCGTCGTCGACGGACTCGGTGGCATTCCCGCCGGCCTCGCCTTCGAGGGCCGGGCCGTCAGGGGCACCCCGGCGGCCGCCCTGCGCCGGGTGGCGGACCGCCCCGGCGACCTGCTCGTCCTCGGCTCGGCGCCCGGCCGCGGCCGGGCGGCCCGGTTGCGCCGCCGTCCGGTGCTGCGGGCCGTGCTGAAGAGTGCGGGCTGCCCGGTGCTGACCGTGCCCGGCCCGGCGCTCCTCCCGGGCGAGGCCCGAGTCCTGCGCCGGAACGCCCGTACCCCCGCACCCCGTCGAAGGGAATCGACCGGGACGGGGGTACGGGGACCTGCGTCCCGCTGA
- a CDS encoding DUF6777 domain-containing protein → MTSHPPSGPPSVPPAGPPSGPLSGPSTRPGSAGPPPPPGPPHDGSGGGSGGGGSSGGSGSGGTGGTGGASGGGAGNGGSKGPWWRSVPKVASVTAILVAAAALAVVLTNSPDDKGDTAGSGGGEVFLQNAAASGPDPFTRSTARTDTASAPPASLPPRTSSTTPEVSGSTPGLYGGTQSVASCNVEQQIRFLSGEPSKNTAFASVLGIAGNQVPGYLRSLTPLQLRADTRVTNHGYRDGSATTYQAVLQSGTAVLVDSRGVPRVRCACGNPLTDPVAQKTPRTTGTAWQGYSSDQVIVVAPSVTVVNVFVVYDPKDDSWFARKHGDHGRNDHPTPPPPPPPTRSPSTSASTSPSTSVSPSSPVPCVTVTGTETPTPSGGVTPSPCPETLSPSASTSSPPTSPSDTSPSTDTSPPDSSPADDSSPSTQSSGPESAPVTDGSAAASSPANVAPLTPSNTASGSPSVPASGPGAAPWSPSGGAGRQPVV, encoded by the coding sequence GTGACTTCCCACCCGCCGTCCGGCCCTCCGTCGGTACCTCCCGCAGGTCCCCCCTCCGGCCCTCTCTCGGGCCCGAGCACACGCCCGGGAAGCGCCGGTCCGCCACCACCCCCCGGACCTCCCCACGACGGTTCGGGGGGCGGCTCGGGCGGCGGCGGTTCGTCGGGCGGCTCCGGGAGCGGCGGTACCGGCGGTACCGGCGGCGCCAGTGGCGGCGGCGCCGGGAACGGCGGCTCCAAGGGCCCCTGGTGGCGTTCCGTCCCGAAGGTCGCCTCGGTCACCGCCATCCTGGTCGCGGCCGCCGCCCTGGCCGTCGTGCTCACCAACAGCCCCGACGACAAGGGCGACACGGCGGGTTCCGGTGGCGGCGAGGTGTTCCTCCAGAACGCGGCCGCGTCCGGCCCCGACCCGTTCACCCGGTCGACGGCCCGCACGGACACCGCCTCCGCCCCTCCGGCCTCGCTGCCGCCCCGTACCAGCTCGACCACCCCCGAGGTGTCGGGCTCGACCCCCGGGCTCTACGGCGGGACGCAGTCGGTGGCCAGCTGCAACGTGGAACAGCAGATCCGCTTCCTCTCCGGCGAACCCTCGAAGAACACCGCCTTCGCCTCCGTCCTCGGCATCGCCGGAAACCAGGTCCCGGGCTATCTCCGCTCCCTGACCCCGCTTCAGCTCCGCGCCGACACCCGGGTGACGAATCACGGGTACCGGGACGGCTCCGCCACCACGTACCAGGCGGTGCTCCAGTCAGGGACCGCGGTCCTGGTCGACAGTCGCGGGGTGCCCCGGGTGCGCTGCGCCTGCGGCAACCCGCTGACCGATCCGGTGGCGCAGAAGACACCCCGGACGACGGGCACGGCGTGGCAGGGGTACAGCTCCGACCAGGTGATCGTGGTGGCTCCGTCCGTGACGGTCGTGAACGTCTTCGTGGTGTACGACCCGAAGGACGACAGCTGGTTCGCGCGGAAGCACGGCGACCACGGCCGCAACGACCACCCGACCCCACCGCCTCCCCCGCCGCCCACCAGGTCCCCGTCGACCTCCGCGTCGACGTCCCCGTCCACGTCCGTCTCCCCGTCGTCGCCGGTGCCGTGCGTGACGGTGACGGGCACGGAGACCCCGACGCCGAGCGGTGGGGTCACGCCGTCTCCGTGCCCCGAGACCCTCTCCCCCTCGGCGTCGACGTCCTCGCCGCCGACGTCTCCCTCCGACACGTCACCGTCGACCGACACGTCGCCGCCCGACAGCTCACCGGCGGACGACTCGTCGCCGTCGACCCAGTCGTCGGGTCCCGAGTCCGCACCGGTCACGGACGGTTCGGCCGCCGCCAGCTCCCCGGCGAACGTCGCCCCGCTGACGCCGTCGAACACGGCCTCGGGTTCCCCCTCGGTCCCGGCGTCCGGTCCGGGAGCGGCGCCGTGGTCCCCGTCCGGCGGGGCCGGCCGTCAGCCCGTGGTCTGA
- a CDS encoding streptophobe family protein, which translates to MGRVSSRLPTSTRPAATSTGLLARVGLQALAAVVAGYVAMGVTAGLGLWAAGAGDLPGGFTAVLAAVVVMAAGGKIELSGDAGALAGTQAELTAMPLTVTLVGALVTGFCFLRPLRHHAVTSSRELLMRAASTVVLWLAALAGISAVARHDFPLTIGGRDEQGSLMDIFGELLDAVNPTVGFRTDLGPTLFYGLLWILGVLVVALLVSRRTPLPPRLVRYHEPVRPAAYAMLLLLLAYVVVGLVIGLVVAAVKGHAAETLAVLLLGLPNVTWLALGVGIGGSWEGRVDGPFGLPMPQVLDAVLRQGGTGDSEDLSTIDLNSLAAQDARAWWLLPVAAVLVLAVAFLAAVRSPARIRPWQHALHLGIAFALTMLVAAPLTLVEARFGLSVLGIGELDSLGGEVILRPHIWKTVGFALLWGLFFGFLGGLLATRVHRKGETEEPKTPSRP; encoded by the coding sequence GTGGGCAGGGTGAGCAGTCGGCTCCCCACCTCCACGCGGCCCGCCGCGACCTCCACCGGGCTCCTCGCCCGCGTCGGCCTCCAGGCCCTGGCCGCGGTGGTCGCCGGGTACGTCGCGATGGGCGTCACCGCGGGCCTGGGCCTCTGGGCCGCGGGCGCGGGCGACCTGCCCGGCGGTTTCACCGCCGTCCTCGCCGCCGTCGTCGTCATGGCCGCCGGCGGAAAGATCGAACTCTCCGGCGACGCCGGAGCCCTCGCCGGAACCCAGGCCGAACTCACCGCCATGCCCCTGACCGTCACCCTGGTGGGCGCACTGGTCACCGGCTTCTGCTTCCTCCGCCCGCTGCGCCACCACGCCGTGACCAGCTCCCGCGAACTCCTGATGCGCGCCGCGAGCACGGTCGTCCTCTGGCTGGCAGCCCTCGCGGGCATCTCCGCCGTCGCCCGGCACGACTTCCCCCTCACCATCGGCGGCAGGGACGAGCAGGGCTCCCTCATGGACATCTTCGGCGAGCTCCTCGACGCCGTGAACCCCACCGTCGGCTTCCGCACCGACCTCGGGCCCACCCTGTTCTACGGGCTCCTGTGGATCCTCGGCGTGCTGGTCGTGGCGCTCCTCGTCTCCCGCAGGACCCCGCTGCCGCCCCGGCTGGTGCGCTACCACGAACCCGTTCGGCCGGCGGCGTACGCGATGCTCCTGCTGCTCCTCGCGTACGTGGTCGTGGGCCTGGTGATCGGACTCGTGGTCGCGGCGGTCAAGGGGCACGCCGCCGAGACCCTCGCCGTCCTCCTCCTCGGCCTGCCCAACGTCACCTGGCTCGCCCTCGGCGTCGGCATCGGCGGCTCCTGGGAGGGCAGGGTCGACGGTCCCTTCGGCCTGCCCATGCCGCAGGTCCTCGACGCCGTCCTGCGCCAGGGCGGCACGGGCGACAGCGAGGACCTCTCGACGATCGACCTGAACTCGCTCGCCGCGCAGGACGCCCGGGCCTGGTGGCTGCTCCCCGTGGCCGCCGTCCTGGTCCTCGCCGTCGCCTTCCTGGCCGCGGTCCGCTCCCCGGCCAGGATCCGGCCCTGGCAGCACGCCCTGCACCTGGGCATCGCCTTCGCCCTGACGATGCTGGTCGCGGCCCCCCTGACCCTGGTGGAGGCCCGCTTCGGCCTCTCCGTCCTCGGCATCGGCGAACTGGACTCCCTCGGCGGCGAGGTCATCCTGCGCCCGCACATCTGGAAGACGGTCGGCTTCGCCCTCCTCTGGGGCCTGTTCTTCGGCTTCCTGGGCGGCCTCCTCGCCACCCGGGTCCACCGCAAGGGCGAGACCGAGGAACCCAAGACGCCGTCCCGGCCGTAG